TCGGCACGTAATTATATtgaattgtcattttcataaattattatcaGTATCAACGTGTCAATGTTTGTCTTTTAGATGAGTACTTAGCTCCTTCTTCCTTTCTTGTCTCTAAGGCCATAACTTGTATATAACCAAAAATCTTCATTTCATTCACCACCCCATTTCATAGAATAACACAAGTTCTGAAACTTGTTAATCAATTCTCATTCAACAATTCAAGTACAATATGTCGTTTTTCTTCCCATTCCATTTTCTTGCACACAAAGCAActatttttcttacttttttcaTCAATGTGAAACCAGTTTTCTTGCATGGCTTATCTGGTTTCCTCAATCTACTTCTGTTAGTGGCCTTATTAGTGTCATGGTTGTGGAAGAAACTTGCTGCTATAGAATCCAGAAAGAGAATACAAAAGACCCTTTTCACAAGGAcacttttttgttctttttctgctttcaatcttctgctttgtttctttgattACTTCAGTTGGTATAGAAATGGTTTTTCTAAAGAAAAACTTGTGACCCTTTTAGATTTGGCTCTCAAAACCATTGCTTGGGGTGGTTTTTGTGTTTGTCTTGAAAGGACACTCATCTGTTCATTGTTCTTCAGAACTTGGTGTCTTTTTGACCTCTTTGTTTCATGTTGTTGCTTTACATTGGACATTGTTCTTCATGAAAAGCAAGCTCTTTTGCCAATTCCATACTTGGTTTCTGATGGTTTTTCTGTTTGTGTGGGGTTACTTATCTGTTGCTTATGTTTTCTTGTGAAAAATGAGGATGGAATAAAAGATAGAACTCTTCAAGAACCTCTTTTGAATGGCGATACAAAAGAAGCCAAAGGGTTTGACACTGTTACTCCATACTCAAATGCTGGTTTTTTCAGTATTCTTACATTCTCTTGGATTTTTCCACTGATTGTTGTAGGAAAGAACAAAACTTTAGACCTTGAAGATGTTCCTCAACTCGACAGAAGAGATAACTTATTTGGCGCTTTTCCGAATTTCAAGAATAAGCTTGAAGCATATTGTAGTGGTAATACTAATGACATCAACAAAGTGACCACATTTAAGCTAGTAAAGTCATTAGCATTCACATCTTGGAAAGAGATTCTTTTGACAGCTATTTTTGCATTTGTAAACACATTGGCTTCTTATGTAGGTCCTTATCTTATAAATGATTTTGTTCAATATCTTAATGGAcaaagaaaatttgaaaatgaaggaCTTGTTTTGGTGTCTGCATTTTTTGTAGCAAAGCTTCTTGAGTGTATAACAAAGAGACAATGGTTTTTCAGGTTGCAGCAAGTTGGAATTAGAATCCAAGCACTTCTTGTAACAATCATCTATAATAAAACTTTGACACTTTCATCTCAATCAAAGCAAGGCCACACTAGCTGcaaaataatcaatttcatgACTGTTGATGCAGAAAGAGTTGGCGACTTCAGTTACCATTTGCATGATCTTTGGTTGGTAGTTCTACAAATTTTAGTagctttgtttgttttgtataaAAATCTCGGACTCGCATCGATTTCCGGGTTTGTTGCAACTATCATTGTAATGTTGGCAAATGTTCCTTTAGGATCAATCCAAGAGAAGTTTCAAGGCAAGTTGATGGTGTCAAGAGACAAAAGAATGAAGGCCACATCAGAGATTTTAAGGAACATGAGGATTCTTAAACTACAAGGATGGGAAATGAAGTTTCTGTCTAAGATAACTGAGCTCAGAAAGAATGAAGAATTCTGGTTAAAGAAACTTTTATACACTTTATCTGTGATCATATTTGTATTTTGGAGTGCACCGGCATTTGTGTCTGTGGTTACTTTTGGTACTTGTTTGCTTATAGGGGTACCACTTGAATCAGGAAAGATCTTATCTTCACTTGCAACATTTCAGATTCTACAAGAACCAATTTATAACCTTCCCGAAACGATTTCAATGATGGCACAGGCTAAGGTTTCTCTCGACAGGATTGCATCTTTTCTTTGTCAAGATGACATGAAGTCTGATATTGTTGAGAAGCTTCCAAAGGGTAGTACTAGTAATAGTTCTGATATAGCAATTGAAGTAGTTGATGGAAATTTCTCTTGGGATTTACCTTTTTCAAATTTAGTATTGAAAAACATAAATCTTAAGATTTTTCACGGAACGAAAGTTGCTATTTGTGGTACTGTTGGATCAGGTAAATCTACTTTACTTTCATGTATATTAGGAGAAGTACCAAAAATATCAGGGGTAGTAAAGGTTTGTGGAATAAAGGCCTATGTAGCTCAGTCACCATGGATACAAAGTAGCAAGATAGAGGATAATATATTGTTTGGGAAGGATATGGAAAGGGAAAGATATGAGAAGGTTCTTGAAGCATGCTCACTAAAGAAGGATCTTGAGATTTTGTCATTTGGAGATCAAACAATGATAGGGGAGAGGGGAATAAATTTGAGTGGTGGACAGAAACAACGGATACAGATTGCCCGTGCTTTGTATCAAGACGCTGATATATATCTATTCGATGATCCGTTTAGTGCTTTGGATGCTCATACCGGAACTCATCTATTTAAGgtaactcattttatttttttactgttttCAGCATAGACTTTAGGCATTACATTTCTTTACAAACATGACCATTACACCGACATGAAGTtattgaatgtaaccacattTATCAGTGTCCTTGTCAAACATTGACACCATTCGAAATTTGTACCCGTCTTCAATATGAAATGTTGGTTCTGAAATGTGGCTCTTCTTATAGCACGTCCTTTGTGTTATTATTTTGGTAAATGATCATTTTCTTTTGATCATATGGTAGGAATGCTTGTTGGGATTTTTAAGTTCAAAGACTGTGATTTATGTCACGCATCAAGTCGAGTTCTTACCTGCTGCTGACCTTATCTTGGTAAGAAATTCTTATATCGTTTAAGTCAAGAgattttgcttattttatttcttacttATCAAATTATGCATTGTTTGTAAGGTTATGAAAGATGGAGAAATAACTCAATGTGGAAAGTACAATGATCTACTCAACTCAGGCACTGATTTTATGAAACTAGTTGGTGCTCATAGAGAAGCTTTGTCTGCACTTGATTCATCAAATGGAGATACAACAATATCTGATAAAATAAGTACATCACAAGATTCTCTAGGTATCGCTCTTTCACACGAAGTCGACAAAATAGTACAGAATGCTGAAATAGATGACAAGTTTGAGGCAAAAGGCCAGATTgttcaagaagaagaaagagagaaaggTAAAGTTGGGTTTTCAGTGTATTGGAAATATATCACAATAGCATATGGAGGAGCTCTTATACCATTCATATTGATAGCTGAAATCATgtttcaacttcttcaaatTGGAAGCAACTATTGGATGGCTTCATCAACTCCTATTTCAAAAGATGTGAAGCCAACTGTTGGAGGAAGTAAACTCCTAGTTGTCTATGCAGCTTTGTCCATAGGAAGTTCTTTATGTGTCCTAGCTAGAGCAATACTTGTTGTCACAGCTGGTTATAAGACTGCTACTCTACTCTTCACTAAAATGCATCTTTGCATTTTCCATGCTCCAATGTCATTTTTTGATGCCACTCCAAGTGGAAGAATCCTTAATAGGGTATGTGATACTGTGGATTTTACAttctctatatattttttagattgaATATGTAACTAGATCCTTGAAATTATATGCATTGATCAAAATAGTCACATTCATCTTGTTAGTTGTTTCATTGTATATATGTTAAGTAATTGTTTTGACaaatttcattttcttgttCTTTTGAAGGCTTCTACTGACCAAAGTGCAGTGGATATAAACATTCCTTTTCAAACTGCATTAGTTGCTTGTTCTGTGATCCATCTTCTTGGAATTATAGCGGTGATGTGTCAAGTTGCATGGCAAGTTATCATTGTCTTTGTTCCTATGACAGCAATCTGCATTTGGTATCAGGTATTTCATATGCAGCACACATTGTACTTgcgatacttttttttttttttaccgcaATTGTACTTGCGATACTTATTCACAATGTTATGTGTTAAAAGATGACATCTTACAAACTTATAATTGTGCAGAAATATTATATACCATCAGGCCGCGAACTATCTCGTTTAGTCGGAGTATGCAAAGCTCCTGTCATCCAACACTTTGCTGAAACAATTTCAGGTACATCAACTATCAGAAGCTTTGATCAggtatcaagatttgaagaaacaaatatgaaattaacagATGGATATTCACGCCCCAAATTCAATATTGCTGGTGCTATGGAATGGTTGTGTTTTCGATTAGACATGGTGTCATCTATCACATTTGCCTTTTGCTTGGTAGTCCTGATAGCGGTTCCACAAGGAGTCATAAATTCAGGTAAGAAACTAAATTCTGATATATTTTCCTGTCATAAGTactatatgtttgtttatgtaTAACATAATAACCGGTCCCCCTATTTGTTGATTTCGAAGATGTTGCTGGTTTAGCCGTGACATATGGCCTTAATCTGAACATTATACAAGCATGGATGATATGGGAACTTAGCAACTTAGAGACCAAAATTATATCAGTAGAAAGAATACTTCAATATACTTCTATTCCTAGTGAGCCTCCTCTTGTTGTCGAGGAAAACCGGCCACAAGCTTCTTGGCCATTATATGGCACAATTGATATTCACAACTTGCAGGTAGTGCCAGTTATtacttttttatcttttgttctGTTGTTGAATAGATTACTTGCAGGAATGCATgcgtaaaataactttacatcgACGGTGTTACATAGATTGAAGTTGGTTTTGAAAACATGAAAATCTGTactaaagttattttacacatgcatctaataatgtgaatttaattaattattttacaccattGGTGTAAAGTTAtattacacatgcatccaataatgtgagtttaattaattattttacaccgtcggtgtaaagttattttacacatgcatcatccaataatgtgagtttaattaattattttacaccgtcggtgtaaagttattttacacatgcatcatccaataatgtgagtttaattaattattttacaccgtcggtgtaaagttattttacacatgcattaattattttacaccgtcggtgtaaagttattttacacatgcattaattattttacaccgtcggtgtaaagttattttacacatgatCCATtcatgtgagtttaattaattattttacaccgtcggtgtaaagttattttacacatgcattaattattttacaccgtcggtgtaaagttattttacacatgcatcatccaataatgtgagtttaattaattattttacaccgtcggtgtaaagttattttacacatgcattaattattttacaccgtcggtgtaaaattattttacacatgcatcatccaataatgtgagtttaattaattattttacaccgtcggtgtaaagttattttacacatgcattaattattttacaccgtcggtgtaaaattattttacacatgcatcatccaataatgtgagtttaattaattattttacaccgtcggtgtaaagttattttacacatgcatcatccaataatgtgagtttaattaattattttacaccgtcggtgtaaagttattttacacatgcattaattattttacaccgtcggtgtaaagttattttacacatgcattaattattttacaccgtcggtgtaaagttattttacacatgatccattaatgtgagtttaattaattattttacaccgtcggtgtaaagttattttacacatgcattaattattttacaccgtcggtgtaaagttattttacacatgcattaattattttacaccgtcggtgtaaagttattttacacatgatccattaatgtgagtttaattaattattttacaccgtcggtgtaaagttattttacacatgcattaattattttacaccgtcggtgtaaagttattttacacatgatccattaatgtgagtttaattaattattttacaccgtcggtgtaaagttattttacacatgcattaattattttacaccgtcggtgtaaagttattttacacatgcgttaattattttacaccgtcggtgtaggtgtaaaataattaatgcaatACATAGTTTTTCATATTCAATACACTAACTCAAGCAAATCTCTTTCATA
This portion of the Trifolium pratense cultivar HEN17-A07 linkage group LG3, ARS_RC_1.1, whole genome shotgun sequence genome encodes:
- the LOC123912970 gene encoding ABC transporter C family member 3-like isoform X1 — protein: MSFFFPFHFLAHKATIFLTFFINVKPVFLHGLSGFLNLLLLVALLVSWLWKKLAAIESRKRIQKTLFTRTLFCSFSAFNLLLCFFDYFSWYRNGFSKEKLVTLLDLALKTIAWGGFCVCLERTLICSLFFRTWCLFDLFVSCCCFTLDIVLHEKQALLPIPYLVSDGFSVCVGLLICCLCFLVKNEDGIKDRTLQEPLLNGDTKEAKGFDTVTPYSNAGFFSILTFSWIFPLIVVGKNKTLDLEDVPQLDRRDNLFGAFPNFKNKLEAYCSGNTNDINKVTTFKLVKSLAFTSWKEILLTAIFAFVNTLASYVGPYLINDFVQYLNGQRKFENEGLVLVSAFFVAKLLECITKRQWFFRLQQVGIRIQALLVTIIYNKTLTLSSQSKQGHTSCKIINFMTVDAERVGDFSYHLHDLWLVVLQILVALFVLYKNLGLASISGFVATIIVMLANVPLGSIQEKFQGKLMVSRDKRMKATSEILRNMRILKLQGWEMKFLSKITELRKNEEFWLKKLLYTLSVIIFVFWSAPAFVSVVTFGTCLLIGVPLESGKILSSLATFQILQEPIYNLPETISMMAQAKVSLDRIASFLCQDDMKSDIVEKLPKGSTSNSSDIAIEVVDGNFSWDLPFSNLVLKNINLKIFHGTKVAICGTVGSGKSTLLSCILGEVPKISGVVKVCGIKAYVAQSPWIQSSKIEDNILFGKDMERERYEKVLEACSLKKDLEILSFGDQTMIGERGINLSGGQKQRIQIARALYQDADIYLFDDPFSALDAHTGTHLFKECLLGFLSSKTVIYVTHQVEFLPAADLILVMKDGEITQCGKYNDLLNSGTDFMKLVGAHREALSALDSSNGDTTISDKISTSQDSLGIALSHEVDKIVQNAEIDDKFEAKGQIVQEEEREKGKVGFSVYWKYITIAYGGALIPFILIAEIMFQLLQIGSNYWMASSTPISKDVKPTVGGSKLLVVYAALSIGSSLCVLARAILVVTAGYKTATLLFTKMHLCIFHAPMSFFDATPSGRILNRASTDQSAVDINIPFQTALVACSVIHLLGIIAVMCQVAWQVIIVFVPMTAICIWYQKYYIPSGRELSRLVGVCKAPVIQHFAETISGTSTIRSFDQVSRFEETNMKLTDGYSRPKFNIAGAMEWLCFRLDMVSSITFAFCLVVLIAVPQGVINSDVAGLAVTYGLNLNIIQAWMIWELSNLETKIISVERILQYTSIPSEPPLVVEENRPQASWPLYGTIDIHNLQVRYAPHMPLVLRGLTCTFDGGLKTGIVGRTGSGKSTLIQALFRIVEPSFGTIMIDGINISSIGLHDLRSKLSIIPQDPTMFEGNVRSNLDPLEEYTDEQIWEALDKCQLGDEVRRKDGRLDSAVSENGENWSMGQRQLVCLSRVLLKKSKVLVLDEATASVDTATDTFIQQTLKQHFSDCTVITIAHRITSVIDSDMVLLLNQGLIEEYDSPTRLLENKLSSFAQLVAEYTTRSNFSFHPQK
- the LOC123912970 gene encoding ABC transporter C family member 3-like isoform X3; the encoded protein is MSFFFPFHFLAHKATIFLTFFINVKPVFLHGLSGFLNLLLLVALLVSWLWKKLAAIESRKRIQKTLFTRTLFCSFSAFNLLLCFFDYFSWYRNGFSKEKLVTLLDLALKTIAWGGFCVCLERTLICSLFFRTWCLFDLFVSCCCFTLDIVLHEKQALLPIPYLVSDGFSVCVGLLICCLCFLVKNEDGIKDRTLQEPLLNGDTKEAKGFDTVTPYSNAGFFSILTFSWIFPLIVVGKNKTLDLEDVPQLDRRDNLFGAFPNFKNKLEAYCSGNTNDINKVTTFKLVKSLAFTSWKEILLTAIFAFVNTLASYVGPYLINDFVQYLNGQRKFENEGLVLVSAFFVAKLLECITKRQWFFRLQQVGIRIQALLVTIIYNKTLTLSSQSKQGHTSCKIINFMTVDAERVGDFSYHLHDLWLVVLQILVALFVLYKNLGLASISGFVATIIVMLANVPLGSIQEKFQGKLMVSRDKRMKATSEILRNMRILKLQGWEMKFLSKITELRKNEEFWLKKLLYTLSVIIFVFWSAPAFVSVVTFGTCLLIGVPLESGKILSSLATFQILQEPIYNLPETISMMAQAKVSLDRIASFLCQDDMKSDIVEKLPKGSTSNSSDIAIEVVDGNFSWDLPFSNLVLKNINLKIFHGTKVAICGTVGSGKSTLLSCILGEVPKISGVVKVCGIKAYVAQSPWIQSSKIEDNILFGKDMERERYEKVLEACSLKKDLEILSFGDQTMIGERGINLSGGQKQRIQIARALYQDADIYLFDDPFSALDAHTGTHLFKECLLGFLSSKTVIYVTHQVEFLPAADLILVMKDGEITQCGKYNDLLNSGTDFMKLVGAHREALSALDSSNGDTTISDKISTSQDSLGIALSHEVDKIVQNAEIDDKFEAKGQIVQEEEREKGKVGFSVYWKYITIAYGGALIPFILIAEIMFQLLQIGSNYWMASSTPISKDVKPTVGGSKLLVVYAALSIGSSLCVLARAILVVTAGYKTATLLFTKMHLCIFHAPMSFFDATPSGRILNRASTDQSAVDINIPFQTALVACSVIHLLGIIAVMCQVAWQVIIVFVPMTAICIWYQKYYIPSGRELSRLVGVCKAPVIQHFAETISGTSTIRSFDQVSRFEETNMKLTDGYSRPNEPPLVVEENRPQASWPLYGTIDIHNLQVRYAPHMPLVLRGLTCTFDGGLKTGIVGRTGSGKSTLIQALFRIVEPSFGTIMIDGINISSIGLHDLRSKLSIIPQDPTMFEGNVRSNLDPLEEYTDEQIWEALDKCQLGDEVRRKDGRLDSAVSENGENWSMGQRQLVCLSRVLLKKSKVLVLDEATASVDTATDTFIQQTLKQHFSDCTVITIAHRITSVIDSDMVLLLNQGLIEEYDSPTRLLENKLSSFAQLVAEYTTRSNFSFHPQK
- the LOC123912970 gene encoding ABC transporter C family member 3-like isoform X2, whose product is MSFFFPFHFLAHKATIFLTFFINVKPVFLHGLSGFLNLLLLVALLVSWLWKKLAAIESRKRIQKTLFTRTLFCSFSAFNLLLCFFDYFSWYRNGFSKEKLVTLLDLALKTIAWGGFCVCLERTLICSLFFRTWCLFDLFVSCCCFTLDIVLHEKQALLPIPYLVSDGFSVCVGLLICCLCFLVKNEDGIKDRTLQEPLLNGDTKEAKGFDTVTPYSNAGFFSILTFSWIFPLIVVGKNKTLDLEDVPQLDRRDNLFGAFPNFKNKLEAYCSGNTNDINKVTTFKLVKSLAFTSWKEILLTAIFAFVNTLASYVGPYLINDFVQYLNGQRKFENEGLVLVSAFFVAKLLECITKRQWFFRLQQVGIRIQALLVTIIYNKTLTLSSQSKQGHTSCKIINFMTVDAERVGDFSYHLHDLWLVVLQILVALFVLYKNLGLASISGFVATIIVMLANVPLGSIQEKFQGKLMVSRDKRMKATSEILRNMRILKLQGWEMKFLSKITELRKNEEFWLKKLLYTLSVIIFVFWSAPAFVSVVTFGTCLLIGVPLESGKILSSLATFQILQEPIYNLPETISMMAQAKVSLDRIASFLCQDDMKSDIVEKLPKGSTSNSSDIAIEVVDGNFSWDLPFSNLVLKNINLKIFHGTKVAICGTVGSGKSTLLSCILGEVPKISGVVKVCGIKAYVAQSPWIQSSKIEDNILFGKDMERERYEKVLEACSLKKDLEILSFGDQTMIGERGINLSGGQKQRIQIARALYQDADIYLFDDPFSALDAHTGTHLFKECLLGFLSSKTVIYVTHQVEFLPAADLILVMKDGEITQCGKYNDLLNSGTDFMKLVGAHREALSALDSSNGDTTISDKISTSQDSLGIALSHEVDKIVQNAEIDDKFEAKGQIVQEEEREKGKVGFSVYWKYITIAYGGALIPFILIAEIMFQLLQIGSNYWMASSTPISKDVKPTVGGSKLLVVYAALSIGSSLCVLARAILVVTAGYKTATLLFTKMHLCIFHAPMSFFDATPSGRILNRASTDQSAVDINIPFQTALVACSVIHLLGIIAVMCQVAWQVIIVFVPMTAICIWYQKYYIPSGRELSRLVGVCKAPVIQHFAETISGTSTIRSFDQVSRFEETNMKLTDGYSRPKFNIAGAMEWLCFRLDMVSSITFAFCLVVLIAVPQGVINSDVAGLAVTYGLNLNIIQAWMIWELSNLETKIISVERILQYTSIPSEPPLVVEENRPQASWPLYGTIDIHNLQVRYAPHMPLVLRGLTCTFDGGLKTGIVGRTGSGKSTLIQALFRIVEPSFGTIMIDGINISSIGLHDLRSKLNEQIWEALDKCQLGDEVRRKDGRLDSAVSENGENWSMGQRQLVCLSRVLLKKSKVLVLDEATASVDTATDTFIQQTLKQHFSDCTVITIAHRITSVIDSDMVLLLNQGLIEEYDSPTRLLENKLSSFAQLVAEYTTRSNFSFHPQK